In a genomic window of Mus pahari chromosome 8, PAHARI_EIJ_v1.1, whole genome shotgun sequence:
- the LOC110325936 gene encoding olfactory receptor 4N4-like: METENRTVVTEFIFTGLTESHDIQRLVFVLSLIFYIIILPGNVFIILTIISDPGLTAPLYLFLGNLAFLDASYSFIVAPRMLIDIFSDKKIISYKACITQLFFLHFLGGGEFLLLVVMAFDRYIAICRPLYYSTLMNPRACYAMLLAPWLGGFVHSIIQVVLILRLPFCGPNHLDNFFCDVPQVIKLACTDTFAVELLMIFNSGLLTLVCFLGLLTSYAIILCHVRRSASEGKNKAISTCTTHVIIIFLMFGPAIFIYTRPFTALSADKVVSFFHTVIFPLLNPVIYTLRNQEVKTSMKKLFIRQIIC, from the coding sequence ATGGAGACAGAAAACAGGACAGTTGTCACAGAATTCATCTTCACAGGACTGACAGAGTCACATGACATTCAACGCTTGGTCTTTGTTCTGAGCTTAATTTTCTACATCATCATCTTGCCTGGAAATGTCTTCATCATCCTCACCATCATATCAGACCCTGGACTTACTGCCCCTCTTTATTTATTCCTGGGAAATTTGGCCTTCCTGGATGCCTCCTACTCCTTCATTGTGGCTCCCAGGATGTTGATAGACATCTTCTCTGACAAGAAGATAATCTCCTACAAAGCCTGCATCACTCAGCTATTTTTTTTGCACTTCCTTGGAGGAGGGGAATTTTTACTGCTGGTTGTGATGGCCTTTGACCGCTACATTGCCATCTGCAGGCCTTTGTATTACTCCACTCTCATGAATCCCAGAGCCTGCTATGCAATGTTGCTGGCTCCCTGGCTTGGAGGTTTTGTTCACTCCATTATTCAGGTTGTCCTCATCCTCCGCTTGCCCTTCTGTGGTCCAAATCATCTAGATAACTTCTTCTGTGATGTCCCACAGGTCATCAAGCTAGCCTGTACAGACACCTTTGCAGTTGAGCTCCTTATGATCTTCAATAGTGGCCTGCTTACTCTTGTGTGCTTTCTTGGTCTTCTGACTTCCTATGCAATTATTTTATGCCATGTTCGTAGGTCAGCttctgaaggaaaaaacaaagctaTATCTACATGCACCACTCATGTTATCATTATATTTCTTATGTTTGGACCtgcaatttttatttatacacGTCCATTCACTGCCTTATCAGCTGACAAAgtggtttctttcttccatacAGTAATATTTCCTTTATTGAATCCTGTGATTTATACCCTTCGGAATCAGGAAGTAAAAACTTCCATGAAAAAGTTATTTATTCGTCAAATAATTTGTTAA
- the LOC110325910 gene encoding olfactory receptor 4M1, producing MEPANDTTVTEFVLTGLSQTREVQLVLFVIFLSFYLFILPVNILIICTIRLDPHLSSPMYFLLANLAFLDIWYSSITAPKMLVDFFVERKIISFGGCIAQLFFLHFVGASEMFLLTVMAFDRYAAICRPLHYATIMNRRLCCILVALSWTGGFVHSIIQVALIVRLPFCGPNELDNYFCDITQVVRIACANTFLEEMVMIFSSGLISVVCFIALLMSYAFLLTMLKKHSSSGESTSRAISTCYSHITIVVLMFGPSIYIYARPFDSFSLDKVVSVFHTVIFPLLNPIIYTLRNKEVKAAMRKLVNRYIFCKEK from the coding sequence ATGGAACCTGCAAATGATACCACCGTGACCGAATTCGTTCTCACTGGTCTATCTCAGACGCGGGAAGTGCAGCTAGTcttgtttgttatatttttatccttttatttattcatacttCCAGTGAATATCCTTATTATCTGCACAATCAGGCTTGATCCCCATTTGAGTTCTCCCATGTATTTCCTGCTGGCTAATCTAGCCTTTCTTGATATTTGGTACTCCTCTATCACAGCGCCTAAGATGCTTGTAGACTTCTTTGTGGAAAGGAAGATAATATCCTTTGGTGGGTGTATTGCTCAACTCTTCTTCTTGCACTTTGTCGGGGCCTCTGAGATGTTCCTGCTGACAGTGATGGCTTTTGACCGCTACGCTGCCATCTGCCGCCCTCTCCACTATGCTACCATCATGAACCGCCGGCTCTGCTGTATCTTAGTGGCCCTCTCCTGGACAGGGGGCTTCGTTCATTCTATAATACAGGTGGCTCTCATTGTTCGACTCCCATTTTGTGGACCCAATGAATTAGACAATTATTTTTGTGACATCACTCAGGTTGTCCGGATTGCCTGTGCCAATACTTTCCTGGAAGAAATGGTCATGATCTTTAGCAGTGGCCTGATCTCTGTGGTATGCTTCATTGCTCTGCTAATGTCCTACGCCTTTCTTCTGACCATGCTTAAGAAACACTCAagctcaggtgagagcaccagcAGGGCTATATCCACTTGTTATTCCCACATCACTATCGTGGTGCTAATGTTTGGACCATCCATCTACATTTATGCTCGCCCATTTGACTCGTTTTCTCTAGATAAGGTGGTATCTGTGTTTCATACTGTGATATTCCCTTTACTCAACCCCATCATCTATACATTGAGAAACAAGGAAGTAAAGGCAGCCATGAGAAAGCTGGTGAATAGATATATTTTTtgcaaagaaaagtga